The segment TTACTGCTTTGCCCAGAATATGTTTTGCAACGCTGATAGCTCCTTCCTGCTCACCTTCATACACCAGTTCAATTTTGCCGGTGAGAGCGGGAACCATATGATATAAATCGGCGATTCGAACCGTTGTCTCTTTCTCATTATTTAGAATGGCCCGGCGTTCTGCGGAGGATACAACCTGTTCCAGAGCGGTGATGGTCATCCGGGTAGAAACCCCACTTTTTTGATCAACATACTCGGATTCGCGTGCTTCAAAAGCGGCTTTTTCAATTACTTCACGATATAAATCGGGAATGTGAATTTTGATTCCACTTTCCCGTTCCTGCCAGGCTTCCTGTCGGGTAATATCTATTCCCACGCCCAGCTCTTTAGGATAGTGAGTAATAATCTGAGAGTCGATTCGGTCTTTGAGTGGAGTAATTATATTTCCACGGTTCGTGTAATCCTCAGGATTTGCAGAAAATGCCATCGACACATCTAAAGGTATTCTGACATTGAACCCCCGAATCTGAATATCCCGCTCCTGCATGATGTTCAACAACGCCACCTGTATTCTGGGTTGAAGATCGGGCAGCTCATTGATTACAAAAATCCCACGGTTGGTTCGGGGAATCAGCCCAAAATTGATCACATTTTGATCAGCAAGCGTCAATTTCTTAGTAGCTGCTTTAATCGGGTCAATATCGCCAATTAAATCTGCAACGGTTGTATCCGGGGTGGCCAGTTTCTCACCATAACGGTAAGAGCGGTGAAGCCAGTCAATGGGCGTATCATCACCCTTTTCCTCAACTAATTCTTTGGCGTATTTCGACAGTGGGTTAAGCGGATCGTCATTGATTTCCGAGCCTTTAACAATGGGAATATACTCATCCAGGAAATTAACCAGCAGCCTTAACATTCGGGTTTTTGCCTGCCCCCGCAACCCAAGAAGAATCATATCGTGCCGGGAAAGAAGTGCGTGCTGAACTTGTGGAATTACTGTTTTATCGTATCCGAGTATTCCGGGGAAAAGCTCTTCACCGGACCTCATCTTCTGTATTAAATTCTTGCGTATCTCTTCCTTAACTGATATTGATTCCCAACCACTTTCCTTTAGTTCACCTAATGTACTCGCCTTCATTCTGATCCTTCGATGTGCTATGATTTTTACTTCCTGTTTTCATAACCCACATTAAAGAGTCTTCATTCAGCTTCTTCGAAATTCTCGAAAATATTTGTAATCGCCCGGGCTTTTATCAGCGTCTCCTCCCACTCCGCCTTTGGGTCCGAGTCGCTGGTGATTGCCCCTCCCACCGGATAAACCAGCTTATCACCCTCCGAAATAGCCGTTCTGATGACCACATTAAAATCAAAATCCCCGTTTGGCCTTATATAACCCATGGCCCCGGAATAGATTCCGCGTTTGTAATCTTCGTACTTCTCGATGGCCTTCATGGAAGCAATCTTTGGCGCTCCCGTCATGGATCCCATAGGAAAGCAACTTTTTATAATCTCGATGCTATCGGTGTGAACGGGCACGGTACACTCAACCGTTGAAACCATTTGATGCACCGTCTCAAAGCTCTGGATTTCAAACAAATTTGATACCTTCACGCTTTGGGTTTCCGCCACCCGACTGAGATCATTTCTCACCAGGTCAACAATCATCAGGTTTTCCGCCCTCTCTTTCTCTGATTGGCGAAGTTTTTCGACATCAAGCAGTGCCTTGTCTCCGGCTTTCCGTGATGCAGTTCCTTTTATAGGTTGTGACCAAACACGATTAGCTGTCCTGGCTAAGAATCGCTCAGGAGATGAACAACAAATTGAAAGGCCTACGATATTTGCATAGCCACCAAAAGGAACCGGGCCTGCTGCTTTCATGGCTTCATACAAATCCCAGCTATCGCCTTTTATTTCAAATTCCAGGGGGTGAGACAAGTTTATTTCATAATACCTGCCTTCATAAATGTCTTTCTTTGCCTGCTCTACCTTCCTGATATATTCAGATTCTGAAATCTGTCTTTTTGGGGTGATGGATATTTCTCCGGGCTCTAAGCCTTTTCGCAATGCCTCATTCAGCTCGCCCTTCACAAATTTTACCTTGCCGGCTGCATCAATCTCAATTAAGGTCCCGGGAACCATGAAGTATAAATCAGGTGCGTTTATCAGCTCTTTATTATCGGACTGCAGGTTCTCAACATTGTTTTTTAGATCATATCCCAGATAGCCAAACAACCATTCGTTATGCTCTTTTTTGAACCGGCTCAGATAATCCCAGGGATCGCCTTTAAACGCTTGTACCGACTCCCCGTCCCATACCTCGATCTCGCTACCACGGGCTTTAATCCATGCCGAAGGCTGCATCGCCAGATAGCTTTTCGTGCTTGCCGGGTGACCGGGCATTTGAGATTCAAGCAGAATGACATCCCCCGCATCTCGTGATCTGCGCACTAAAGCCGATATGTATAGTTCTGCTTTTTTCATATAAAATAGGCGACCGATTATAAGGCTTCTTTCACTCTTTTTGAACGTTTTTTCGTATCATTGTCGCGATGATTTACAAAAAGCTTCTCAAACCCCTTTTATTTAAAACAGATGCGGAAAAAGCTCACGACTGGGCCCTCTCTATTGCATCCAAAACCAATAACTCGCCACTGCTGCAAACACTGGCAGCAAGCCTGTATAACGAAACCCGCACGGAGTTAGAACAGGAATTGTTTGGCCTCACGTTTCCCAACCCGATTGGCCTGGCAGCCGGTTTTGATAAAAACGGGACAACTCCCAGGGCAATGCAAGCTCTTGGTTTCGGCTTTGTGGAAGTAGGCAGCATCACCGCCCAACCATCTGACGGAAATCCAAGACCGCGCGCCTTCAGGCTTCCCAAAGATCACTCCTTAATCAACCGGATGGGATTGAATAACGAAGGAGCTGATGCTATCACCAAACGACTTTCTTCACTGAATTTGGATATTCCCCTGGGCGTGAATATTGCCAAAACAAACGATGCTTCCATTCATGGTGATGCTGCCCTGCAGGATTATTTATACAGCTACGAAAAGGCACAACCGGTTGCCGATTACATAACCATCAACATCTCGTGCCCCAATACCGGGGAGGGAAAAACTTTTGAAGACCCGGAAGCGCTCAGAGATTTACTCGCTACCCTTGAGCCCGGAAAAGAAGGGCAAAAGCCATCTTTAGTCAAGTTTACGGTAGATATCGAAAGAGAAAGCCTGGAAAATCTGGTCGGGATTTGTGAGGATTTTGGAGTGGCCGGTTATGTGGCTACCAATACTTCTTCCGTTAGGGATCAATTAGCAACCGGTGAAGATGTGTTGAATAGAATCGGCAATGGCGGATTAAGCGGAAGGGCGATTCAGCAAAGAAGTACACAAGTTGTACAGTGGCTGGCTGAGATCACCCAAAATGAGAAGCCGATTATTGGCGTTGGTGGAATTGACAGCCCGCGTGCAGCCATCGAGAAAATAGAAGCCGGAGCTTCCCTGATTCAGATTTATACCGGACTGGTTTATGAAGGCCCGGGATTGGTTAAAAGGATTAAAAGACAGCTTTAAATACTGCTGATCAATTATTGACCGGGAATGTAACCTTACACTCTACCGAAACAGCCTGTCCTTCGCTCATAACCGGCTCAAAACTTAATCCTGACTCAATCCCCTGCTCAAAGGCTGAAACGAGCTCAGCGGGCGCATTTTCGGTCTCCAGTGTAAACTCATCCACAACACCACGCCTATTCACCCGAAATAAGTAGGTTAACTCATTAACCTCGATGTCTTTCGGGATGGTTAGATTACTCAGGAACGACTGCATCCCACCCCTTACCGTTAGCTCTGCCCCGATACTTTCACAACTCGTATAACCTTCGGCCGGTGATGTCTCCTCTTCAGCTATAATTTCAGGTTGCTCTGCCGGTTGTATCTCTTCTTTAACAACCGGCACGGCAAGTTCTTCCTTTATTCTGTTCACCTTTCCCACATAGTCAGAATCTGTAAATATTTCTAAAAAGGTGTCGGCTGCTGTACGGGCGCTGTCCCACATCGCTCCTTCATAAGGAAAAGATTCGGTAAACACGGGTTTGGTTAAGCTTGAGTCTACCAAAGACTGCAAATCCTGACGCATGTCTTCGGTGATGGTGGTGTCGTTTAGCGTGGCCTCAGCTGAATCCTTCTCCATTTGAAAGGCGGCTCTTTTTTGCTCCCATACATCATTCCGTTCAACCCAATCAGAAATTTTTGAACGGTAGTCCGGATTATCTTTTCCGGCCATCATATAAGACTGAATAGCCTCATAAAGTGCCTTGGGGGCAATCCGGTGTGTTGAATTATTGAGCGATAACTGTTTTAACCGGCTCGCCTTTTCAAGGTGTGATAGCGAGTCTTCCGAGTTGATTTCGTTATACACTTCGAAAGGACTTTTTGTGTTTTCCTTTTCCCCGAGTGTTAACGGGATTCCAAATTTCTCAGATACCCGGCGGGCATATTCCGTTTCAGGATATTCTTCGATAAGTCGGCGGGCATAATAACGAGCCTCGTCTTCGTTTTCCTGAATAGAATAAAGCTCGGAGAGTGAGTACAGAGAAACCGTATTGATGTTCACTTTAGAAGGATTCTCAATGGCCTTCTGGAAATAATAGGTGGCACTGTCAGGTGAGTTTAACGACAGAAAAAACAAGTTTCCCAATTGATACTGATAGGATGCAATAAGTTCCTGTACCGAATCCTGCTCCTGTGGTGTAAAAGGAATCGCACTCAAATCAATCTTTACATTAACCTGCTGTTGGTTTGATGCCGCACCGGAGCCTGCCACTGCACCATCGGCCTCATTCGAGATGGCTGAATAATCAATCATGCTTTCAACCCGCCAGTTATCAGCTAAAGGCCGGTCGCCCCAAATAGCATAAAATTGCTGACGTACATTTTCCTGAACAACCGGGTTATTAGAATTCAGAAATCCATTACTCATGTTATTGGTAGCGTCCGATTCATCCTCATTTCTGTTTACCGTCACCAGTTGGTTTTGCTGTTGTTCCTGCTGCTCTTTCAGCCGTTCCAACTCGGCTATTTTCTTCTTCCGCAGTTCCACTAACACAGAGTCGAAGGCTTCCGGAGAAAGGCGTCCCAGACGAAGAAGGCTATCCTGCAGAGCTATTTCAGATTTGAACCGGGCATAGTTACCAAAAGATTCTGCCAGCTCTTTTGCCTGAAAGTCTTCTGGAAGTTTTTCGGCGGCTACATTCTTCTGAGCTGCAGAATCATAGTATGCAGCGGCTTCTTCAAAATTATCATAGGAAAAACGGTAAATCTCGGCCAGGCCATAATAAGCCCGGGCAGCAATATCCGGGGTCGGCTGACGAAGGTTATTATGAAGCACGTTGTTGTACAGCTTTTCCGCACGTTTGTAATTATTGCGTTCGTGCTCTGTTCTGGCCAGTTCGAAATCGAGCTCAGCCTTGTATTCAAGATTCTTATCATCCCGAACCATGTCGTCAAAAATCTGAAAGGCTACTTCATTGCGACCAAGTGCGCGGGCCACTTCCGCTTTTTTGCGCTGAGACAAATACTGGATCCGGTATTCCACATAATGATTCTGAACTTTGTTATACGCATCAAAAGCAGCTTCGGGATTACCTAAGCGTTCGTAAACCTGCCCAAGTAAAAAGTATCCTTTCTCCCGGTATTCTTTCTTTTCAAGGTTTGGAAGAGCTTCCGAAAGTACGTTTGCCGCCACCTGCCAATTTTCCATCTTAACGTGATGTTGGGCAAGCAAAGCCTTTGCTTCCGCACGGTAGCCTTCATTCCATTCCCCCTCAAGAAGTGTCAGCTGTTCAGATAGAAAGGCGATCCCTTCATTGTACAGCTCCATATCCAGCAATACTCTTCCCTGCCATAAAATAGATTTTTGCTGCATATCAGGGTTCTCGGTAGTCACGAACAACTCTTTAAACTTCTGATCTGCCGAGAAATATTCCTGCCTGAAATAATACGACTTACCGATTAAGCCGATGGCATCGTCCACCCATTTCGTTTCTTCGTAGCGTCGAAGTACATCGGCTCCTTTCTGAATGGCTTTATCAAAATCCGAAGCTCCTGCATTTACCGGTTTGGGGTGAATCCGGATGGGCTGAAGCGGATTATACTCGCGCTGCTGATCCAGGTTTTTTTGAAGCCCCGACTGGTAACTCTTCTGGGCATTGTAATAGGTGTTATAATAAGCGTTGAAATTCTTCCATTTTGATTGGAACGAGGTTTTACACCCTGTCAATAGAATCAAAACAAAAGAAATAAAAAGGAGTCTGCGCATCATCATGTTGTTGCTTTAACGCACTGCTTTATTCAATCGTACTTACTTTGATCATGTTTGTGCGGCCACGTTTGGCGATAGGCATGCCCGTAGCTACAATCACACGGTCACCATTTTTAACCATGCCGTTTTCGTGAAGGTAATCCTCCATCATCCGAACGCTTCTGTCAGTGTCAAAAAGTTCATCCAGTCGTACCGAATATACGCCCCACACAAGATTTAACTGGCGGCGCACTTTTTGGCTTTCGGTAAAAGCAACAATGGGTACTTTGGGACGAAATTTAGCGATTCGCCGGGCCGTGTTTCCAGAATGGGTGATCGTGCTTATGGCTTTTGCCTCTACATTATCAGCAATGGTAACGCAGGAATAGGCTAATGATTCTATTACCTGTTTTTCTTTCCATTCCGGTTTTCGATAGCCTAGGCTGTTGTAAATTTGCGGGCGCTTCTCTTCCACCGAGCGGCAAATCCGATCCATCACATTCACAGCTTCCATCGGGTATTTACCGGCCGCTGTTTCTCCGGAAAGCATTACGGCGTCGGTTCCATCCAGTACCGCATTGGCAACATCTGAACTCTCAGCACGAGTTGGGCGTGGATTATTGATCATTGAATCCAGCATTTGTGTAGCCGTAATTACCGGCTTACCGGCCATCCGGCATTTCTCGATAATCATTTTCTGAACGATGGGAACCTGTTCTGTGGGTATCTCAATTCCCAAATCGCCGCGGGCTACCATAATGCCATCTGCTTCTTCAATAATCTCATCGATTACATCCAGAGCTTCCGGTTTTTCAATTTTTGCAA is part of the Gracilimonas sediminicola genome and harbors:
- a CDS encoding quinone-dependent dihydroorotate dehydrogenase, which translates into the protein MIYKKLLKPLLFKTDAEKAHDWALSIASKTNNSPLLQTLAASLYNETRTELEQELFGLTFPNPIGLAAGFDKNGTTPRAMQALGFGFVEVGSITAQPSDGNPRPRAFRLPKDHSLINRMGLNNEGADAITKRLSSLNLDIPLGVNIAKTNDASIHGDAALQDYLYSYEKAQPVADYITINISCPNTGEGKTFEDPEALRDLLATLEPGKEGQKPSLVKFTVDIERESLENLVGICEDFGVAGYVATNTSSVRDQLATGEDVLNRIGNGGLSGRAIQQRSTQVVQWLAEITQNEKPIIGVGGIDSPRAAIEKIEAGASLIQIYTGLVYEGPGLVKRIKRQL
- a CDS encoding anthranilate synthase component I family protein codes for the protein MKKAELYISALVRRSRDAGDVILLESQMPGHPASTKSYLAMQPSAWIKARGSEIEVWDGESVQAFKGDPWDYLSRFKKEHNEWLFGYLGYDLKNNVENLQSDNKELINAPDLYFMVPGTLIEIDAAGKVKFVKGELNEALRKGLEPGEISITPKRQISESEYIRKVEQAKKDIYEGRYYEINLSHPLEFEIKGDSWDLYEAMKAAGPVPFGGYANIVGLSICCSSPERFLARTANRVWSQPIKGTASRKAGDKALLDVEKLRQSEKERAENLMIVDLVRNDLSRVAETQSVKVSNLFEIQSFETVHQMVSTVECTVPVHTDSIEIIKSCFPMGSMTGAPKIASMKAIEKYEDYKRGIYSGAMGYIRPNGDFDFNVVIRTAISEGDKLVYPVGGAITSDSDPKAEWEETLIKARAITNIFENFEEAE
- a CDS encoding sigma 54-interacting transcriptional regulator, which produces MKASTLGELKESGWESISVKEEIRKNLIQKMRSGEELFPGILGYDKTVIPQVQHALLSRHDMILLGLRGQAKTRMLRLLVNFLDEYIPIVKGSEINDDPLNPLSKYAKELVEEKGDDTPIDWLHRSYRYGEKLATPDTTVADLIGDIDPIKAATKKLTLADQNVINFGLIPRTNRGIFVINELPDLQPRIQVALLNIMQERDIQIRGFNVRIPLDVSMAFSANPEDYTNRGNIITPLKDRIDSQIITHYPKELGVGIDITRQEAWQERESGIKIHIPDLYREVIEKAAFEARESEYVDQKSGVSTRMTITALEQVVSSAERRAILNNEKETTVRIADLYHMVPALTGKIELVYEGEQEGAISVAKHILGKAVSKMFKTHFPDPQAKAEDKKSTYKEIMDWFADGNEISISDTISNKEYEKSLNRVEGLKELVQSQVREADSSELLIWMDFVLEALYQNSMLSKQDLDDQTLYTDMLGSMFSSLGDIDEEGYDEFE
- the pyk gene encoding pyruvate kinase, whose amino-acid sequence is MISARRRTKIVCTIGPSCNTLNKIEELLLHGMNVARVNFSHGTHEDHAKVIKHIRKTAKKYEYSVPVLMDLQGPKIRVGQMKNGGVELETGSIVKITGEDVTGDSSVIPIDYKNLLHEAEVGNSILLDDGLLEFKVIEKKPDSLQAKVVIGGELKSRKGVNLPNVRISIPSLTEKDLKDLEFGIKQDVDLIALSFVRSAKDVRDIISRVRAAGSQAAIIAKIEKPEALDVIDEIIEEADGIMVARGDLGIEIPTEQVPIVQKMIIEKCRMAGKPVITATQMLDSMINNPRPTRAESSDVANAVLDGTDAVMLSGETAAGKYPMEAVNVMDRICRSVEEKRPQIYNSLGYRKPEWKEKQVIESLAYSCVTIADNVEAKAISTITHSGNTARRIAKFRPKVPIVAFTESQKVRRQLNLVWGVYSVRLDELFDTDRSVRMMEDYLHENGMVKNGDRVIVATGMPIAKRGRTNMIKVSTIE
- a CDS encoding tetratricopeptide repeat protein: MMMRRLLFISFVLILLTGCKTSFQSKWKNFNAYYNTYYNAQKSYQSGLQKNLDQQREYNPLQPIRIHPKPVNAGASDFDKAIQKGADVLRRYEETKWVDDAIGLIGKSYYFRQEYFSADQKFKELFVTTENPDMQQKSILWQGRVLLDMELYNEGIAFLSEQLTLLEGEWNEGYRAEAKALLAQHHVKMENWQVAANVLSEALPNLEKKEYREKGYFLLGQVYERLGNPEAAFDAYNKVQNHYVEYRIQYLSQRKKAEVARALGRNEVAFQIFDDMVRDDKNLEYKAELDFELARTEHERNNYKRAEKLYNNVLHNNLRQPTPDIAARAYYGLAEIYRFSYDNFEEAAAYYDSAAQKNVAAEKLPEDFQAKELAESFGNYARFKSEIALQDSLLRLGRLSPEAFDSVLVELRKKKIAELERLKEQQEQQQNQLVTVNRNEDESDATNNMSNGFLNSNNPVVQENVRQQFYAIWGDRPLADNWRVESMIDYSAISNEADGAVAGSGAASNQQQVNVKIDLSAIPFTPQEQDSVQELIASYQYQLGNLFFLSLNSPDSATYYFQKAIENPSKVNINTVSLYSLSELYSIQENEDEARYYARRLIEEYPETEYARRVSEKFGIPLTLGEKENTKSPFEVYNEINSEDSLSHLEKASRLKQLSLNNSTHRIAPKALYEAIQSYMMAGKDNPDYRSKISDWVERNDVWEQKRAAFQMEKDSAEATLNDTTITEDMRQDLQSLVDSSLTKPVFTESFPYEGAMWDSARTAADTFLEIFTDSDYVGKVNRIKEELAVPVVKEEIQPAEQPEIIAEEETSPAEGYTSCESIGAELTVRGGMQSFLSNLTIPKDIEVNELTYLFRVNRRGVVDEFTLETENAPAELVSAFEQGIESGLSFEPVMSEGQAVSVECKVTFPVNN